A single Nitrospira sp. DNA region contains:
- the lipB gene encoding lipoyl(octanoyl) transferase LipB: MKVLERHTVGAAALVRYDRLDYDKARALQKRFVDERCKGQRSDTLLLLEHGPVFTVGRSGREEHWGGEAALRATGVPVHHVERGGSITYHGPGQLVAYPILKLTNFCAGPKAYVRKLEEVLIGTLATWGIEGNRLDKFPGVWVSHNAPAKIAAVGVRIERGITMHGIALNVAMDLAPFERIIPCGIAGCRVTSMEKVIGHPLDIAAVHTRFVDEFARVFGVSWTEGT, from the coding sequence ATGAAGGTCCTGGAACGGCACACTGTCGGGGCTGCCGCGCTGGTTCGATACGATCGCCTCGACTATGACAAGGCCCGGGCATTGCAGAAGCGATTCGTGGACGAGCGGTGCAAGGGACAGCGTTCCGATACGCTGCTCCTACTCGAACACGGGCCGGTTTTTACCGTCGGCCGATCGGGCCGCGAGGAACACTGGGGTGGTGAGGCCGCCCTGCGTGCAACCGGCGTTCCCGTTCACCATGTCGAGCGTGGCGGCTCGATCACCTACCACGGCCCCGGTCAACTCGTCGCCTATCCCATTCTGAAGCTGACTAACTTCTGTGCCGGTCCCAAGGCCTATGTGCGCAAGCTCGAGGAGGTGCTCATCGGCACCCTGGCAACGTGGGGGATCGAAGGAAACCGTCTGGACAAGTTTCCCGGAGTCTGGGTCAGTCACAACGCACCGGCCAAGATCGCTGCCGTGGGCGTGCGGATCGAGCGCGGCATTACCATGCACGGGATTGCGCTCAATGTTGCGATGGATCTGGCCCCATTCGAACGGATTATTCCCTGCGGCATTGCCGGCTGCCGTGTGACATCGATGGAGAAAGTTATCGGACATCCGCTCGACATCGCTGCCGTGCACACACGCTTTGTGGATGAATTCGCTCGTGTCTTCGGAGTGAGCTGGACGGAGGGTACCTGA